The sequence GAAGGTGTGTCCGATAAAATAGAAAAAACTTAATGATTTCCTGAAAAAGTGAGTTCACGGTAACTTTGCGGACCTTTTTTAAAAGCGACTTGACCATTTAGCCAATCGGTTAATTCAGCTTGAAAAGCAGCAATGTCTGGTTCATCGACAAAACAAACAAACGTGACTTCATCGGTATAGAGAATTTCCTTGATAGCGTACGTCGATTCTATTAAGTCGTTTTCTAATTTGCCAGAAGCAGAATAGTGAACGGTTGCGCTGATTTCGGTTTGCAATTTTCGTTCTACGACACCAATTTCTTTTAAAGCGGTGCTGACTGCTTTTCCATAAGCACGAATCAAACCGCCAGCACCTAATTTAGTGCCTCCAAAATACCGAGTAACAACAGCGACAACGTATTTCAGTTCTTGCTTTTTTAAGACTTCTAACATCGGTACACCAGCAGTTCCGCTAGGTTCGCCATCATCATAAGCCCGCTGGATTTCATTTTGGTCGCCAATTAAATACGCCACACAATTGTGGTTGGCTTTCCAATGCTCTTTTTTTAAGCTTTGTATGTAGTCTTGAGCTTCAGCTTCGGTGGCCACACGTTTTAAATGACAAATAAAACGAGATTTTTTGATTTCAATTTCGAATGACCCATCTTTTGCGATGGTATAGTAATTTTTCAGCAAACGAACCGCTCCTTTTTAGTTTGGTTTTTTTATTTTCTTTTTTTACTGAATCAGTGTTTTTCTTTTAGTTTACCTTGGGAAGCTTAAATGAACAAGGGACTCGTT is a genomic window of Carnobacterium sp. CP1 containing:
- a CDS encoding YigZ family protein; its protein translation is MLKNYYTIAKDGSFEIEIKKSRFICHLKRVATEAEAQDYIQSLKKEHWKANHNCVAYLIGDQNEIQRAYDDGEPSGTAGVPMLEVLKKQELKYVVAVVTRYFGGTKLGAGGLIRAYGKAVSTALKEIGVVERKLQTEISATVHYSASGKLENDLIESTYAIKEILYTDEVTFVCFVDEPDIAAFQAELTDWLNGQVAFKKGPQSYRELTFSGNH